A region from the uncultured Macellibacteroides sp. genome encodes:
- a CDS encoding cyclically-permuted mutarotase family protein, which produces MWIALPDLPGASGAVSAHYAGMHNGMLLVAGGCNFPDTPAAEGGTKKYYDIIYALDTTDMSSGTWKEVGRLSAPVAYGASVSTSKGVVCLGGNNSTQSFSSVFMLSWNRDSQKIDCNNLPSLPYSIDNMAATVFGDSIYVAGGNQNGIPGCSFLRLDMNNITKGWEVLPEFPGVARLQPVLAAQKSASGVKIYLTGGFQPELKEAAPVLPIDLLSFNPQTNSWDSISSLPKLNDGTLRTLTGGCAVAYGDSALLFAGGVNYTIFRDAISRERNKKEAKAKGDTLLLNQLINEGLTYMFHPVLWYKFNQDFLCFNTYTGLWTNLGSFEQLSRAGAILVVYNKNILILGGELKPGIRTQKVNLFQL; this is translated from the coding sequence ATGTGGATAGCTTTGCCTGATCTACCCGGAGCCAGTGGTGCTGTTTCTGCTCATTATGCCGGGATGCATAATGGCATGCTTCTTGTCGCTGGAGGATGCAACTTTCCAGACACACCTGCAGCCGAAGGTGGAACAAAAAAATATTATGACATTATCTATGCGCTTGATACAACAGATATGTCTTCCGGAACATGGAAAGAGGTTGGCAGACTGTCTGCTCCGGTAGCTTATGGAGCATCTGTTTCTACTTCAAAAGGAGTGGTTTGTTTGGGAGGAAATAATTCAACTCAATCTTTTTCTTCTGTGTTTATGCTTTCATGGAATCGAGACTCGCAAAAAATTGATTGCAATAATCTTCCATCGTTGCCTTATAGTATAGACAATATGGCAGCGACAGTGTTTGGAGATAGTATTTATGTTGCCGGGGGAAACCAGAACGGTATTCCTGGTTGTTCATTTCTTCGGCTGGATATGAATAATATAACGAAAGGGTGGGAGGTGCTTCCTGAATTTCCGGGAGTGGCTAGGTTGCAACCTGTATTAGCAGCTCAAAAGAGTGCAAGCGGTGTAAAAATTTATCTTACGGGCGGTTTTCAACCCGAATTAAAAGAAGCTGCACCTGTTCTTCCCATAGATTTGCTTTCTTTTAATCCTCAGACAAACAGTTGGGACAGTATTTCATCTCTTCCGAAATTAAATGATGGAACTTTGCGTACGTTAACAGGAGGTTGTGCAGTTGCCTATGGGGATAGTGCTTTACTGTTTGCAGGAGGTGTTAACTATACAATTTTTAGGGATGCTATTAGTCGTGAAAGAAATAAAAAAGAAGCGAAAGCTAAAGGGGATACTCTTTTGTTAAATCAGTTAATCAATGAGGGGCTAACCTATATGTTTCACCCTGTTTTGTGGTACAAATTCAATCAGGATTTCCTTTGCTTCAACACATATACAGGCTTGTGGACTAATTTAGGAAGTTTTGAACAACTATCGCGAGCAGGAGCTATATTAGTGGTGTATAATAAAAATATTTTAATATTAGGTGGAGAGCTAAAACCTGGGATTCGAACACAAAAAGTTAATTTATTTCAACTGTAA
- a CDS encoding GDSL-type esterase/lipase family protein, with product MKRFLFACIALSLIAISLHAQKIKVACIGNSVTYGYGLDRPEVNAYPAQLQRLLGDGFEVGNFGKSGATLLNKGHRPYMQQEEFKKAIAFAGDRVIIHLGLNDTDPRNWPNYRDEFVSDYLALIDSFRLVNPKCKIAICRMTPISNRHQRFESGTRDWYWQIQKSIEEIAEIANVSLIDLQEGLYNRPDLLPDALHPNIEGAGIIARTVYSALTGDYGGLQLSQLYSDNMVLQREEEIVLSGIANAGDVVTVTIGRQKKKAITESDGKWSVVLDPLQTGNPYTLTISTPKKKYVYNNVLAGEVWLCSGQSNMAFMVKEGAEKEEQLAKASSKPQIRFFDMKPRWLTNSEEWGVSALDSLNRLQYYKETKWQECNEQTAANVSAIAYEFGMMLSDSLHVPVGLIINAIGGSACESWIDRKTLEFSYPDILYSWKENDRIQPWVRERASLNVKQSSNKLQRHPYEPCYLFEAGIAPLAKYPIKGVIWYQGESNAHNIEVHEILFPLLVESWRKNWNKELPFYYVQLSSLNRPSWTWFRDSQRRMQKDIRCVGMAVSSDCGDSTNVHPTRKKEVGDRLARLALHDTYGKSLTPSGPLFRSVEFTNGAAFVTFDFNEGMHSSDSEYLKTFEIAEHEGVFFSAKAEVVDGSIKVWSKEVKNPRFVRYGWQPFTRANLVNKEGLPASTFRTCN from the coding sequence ATGAAACGATTTTTGTTTGCTTGTATTGCACTTAGCCTCATTGCTATATCTCTGCATGCTCAAAAAATAAAAGTGGCTTGCATAGGCAACAGTGTTACGTATGGCTACGGACTAGATAGACCCGAAGTGAATGCCTATCCGGCGCAACTTCAACGCTTGCTTGGAGATGGGTTTGAAGTTGGTAATTTTGGAAAAAGTGGTGCGACACTTTTAAACAAAGGTCATCGGCCTTATATGCAGCAGGAAGAATTTAAGAAGGCAATCGCTTTTGCCGGCGACAGGGTGATCATTCATTTAGGATTGAATGATACCGATCCTCGTAACTGGCCGAATTATCGCGATGAGTTCGTATCTGATTATCTTGCATTGATTGATTCATTCAGATTGGTTAATCCTAAATGCAAAATAGCAATATGCAGGATGACTCCCATATCTAATCGTCATCAACGTTTTGAATCAGGTACCCGCGACTGGTATTGGCAGATTCAGAAAAGCATAGAGGAGATAGCCGAAATAGCCAATGTATCATTAATCGATTTGCAGGAAGGATTGTATAATCGTCCGGATTTACTTCCGGATGCTCTTCACCCCAATATAGAAGGAGCTGGCATTATTGCCCGTACAGTATATAGTGCTTTAACGGGAGACTATGGCGGGTTGCAATTGTCACAGCTATATTCGGATAACATGGTTTTGCAAAGAGAAGAAGAAATCGTTCTTTCAGGCATTGCCAATGCTGGTGACGTGGTTACTGTAACTATAGGCCGGCAGAAAAAAAAGGCGATTACGGAATCAGACGGAAAGTGGAGTGTCGTATTGGATCCGCTTCAGACAGGTAATCCATATACCCTTACCATTTCAACTCCTAAAAAGAAGTATGTATATAATAATGTATTGGCAGGAGAGGTTTGGTTGTGTTCGGGACAGTCTAATATGGCCTTTATGGTTAAAGAAGGAGCCGAAAAAGAGGAACAGTTGGCTAAGGCTTCATCCAAACCTCAGATACGCTTTTTTGATATGAAACCCCGGTGGTTGACAAATTCTGAGGAATGGGGTGTTTCTGCGTTGGATTCTTTAAACAGATTACAATATTATAAGGAAACCAAATGGCAGGAGTGTAATGAACAAACTGCTGCAAATGTATCAGCAATAGCTTACGAATTTGGAATGATGTTATCCGACAGCTTGCATGTCCCTGTGGGTTTAATCATAAATGCAATTGGAGGGTCGGCCTGCGAATCTTGGATAGATCGAAAAACTTTGGAATTTTCTTATCCTGATATTCTTTACTCGTGGAAGGAAAACGATCGGATTCAGCCTTGGGTTCGTGAACGGGCTTCTTTGAATGTGAAACAATCAAGCAATAAATTGCAACGGCATCCCTATGAGCCTTGTTATCTATTCGAGGCAGGTATTGCTCCTTTAGCAAAGTATCCCATAAAGGGGGTTATTTGGTATCAGGGAGAATCCAATGCGCATAATATCGAAGTGCATGAAATTCTTTTCCCCTTGCTTGTTGAAAGTTGGAGAAAAAACTGGAATAAAGAGCTCCCATTTTATTATGTTCAGCTTTCAAGTTTGAATAGACCAAGTTGGACATGGTTTCGTGATAGTCAGCGTCGTATGCAGAAAGACATCCGCTGTGTTGGAATGGCTGTAAGCAGCGACTGCGGAGATTCTACAAATGTTCATCCAACACGAAAGAAAGAAGTGGGAGATCGCCTTGCCCGTTTGGCTCTGCATGATACATACGGGAAATCTCTAACTCCTTCCGGACCACTGTTCCGTTCCGTCGAATTTACGAATGGAGCCGCATTTGTCACCTTCGATTTTAATGAAGGAATGCATTCTTCTGATAGTGAATACTTGAAAACATTCGAAATAGCAGAACATGAAGGTGTGTTCTTTTCAGCGAAGGCTGAAGTTGTAGATGGCAGTATAAAAGTGTGGAGCAAAGAAGTGAAGAACCCTCGTTTTGTACGCTATGGCTGGCAACCTTTTACCCGTGCGAATCTTGTTAATAAAGAAGGACTTCCTGCATCAACGTTCAGAACCTGCAATTAA
- a CDS encoding family 20 glycosylhydrolase → MGVLVVNAANTPHLLPWPQKVEWSKSDFQIRDVALSVPDSLSNKFSDWVKECGGTVNQKSARVLKVVFVTKLPAVQVNTEEAYRLTVSSSLITIEAVSCKGVYWALQTLRQLTVKKGEYAVVAGCEITDWPAFRIRGFMQDVGRSYISMNELKREIATLSQYKVNVFHWHLTEDLGWRLESKLFPMLNDSSNFVRMPGKYYTIAEARELVAFCKEHNVLLIPEIDMPGHSAAFRKAFRHDMQSKEGMAILKLLMDEVCEVFEDVPYLHIGTDEVEFTNPAFVPEMISYIRKKGMKVISWNPGWKYKAGEIDMLQMWSYRGKPHKDIPVIDSRLHYANHFDSFADIVGLYNSNIAEQQQGSQDYAGAIVAFWHDRLVQPEQNMIIENAFYPAMLAIAERTWRGGGVEYFYTKGTMLDAEGTRGFDAFVNFESRMLWHKEHFLKELPIAYVRQTNVKWRITDAFPNDGNLLKSFPPEQELKEFYNYQGKRFDTRKVVGAGIYLRHVWGKTVPSFYTDPQPNHTAYAYTWVWSPVGQKVGLWASTQNYSRSEKDLPPPQGKWDYRESRIYINDKEVLPPVWTASHIEKSNEIPLGNENFEGRYPLQLTLQKGWTKVLLKLPVGNFSTPEVWLQKWMFTFVFVTPDGKKAVDGLIYSPDKEK, encoded by the coding sequence ATGGGAGTATTGGTTGTCAACGCAGCCAATACTCCTCATTTACTTCCGTGGCCGCAAAAGGTGGAGTGGTCAAAATCGGATTTTCAGATCAGAGATGTTGCTCTTTCAGTTCCCGACTCGTTATCGAACAAGTTTTCCGATTGGGTAAAGGAATGCGGTGGAACAGTAAATCAAAAATCAGCCCGTGTGTTGAAAGTCGTCTTTGTAACAAAACTTCCGGCTGTGCAAGTCAATACTGAAGAAGCTTATCGGTTAACAGTTTCGTCAAGTCTTATAACAATCGAAGCTGTTTCATGTAAGGGCGTTTATTGGGCTTTACAGACTTTGCGCCAGTTGACCGTGAAAAAGGGAGAATATGCAGTTGTTGCCGGTTGCGAAATTACCGATTGGCCAGCCTTCAGAATTCGTGGATTTATGCAGGATGTGGGCCGAAGTTATATTTCGATGAACGAACTGAAGCGTGAAATTGCTACTTTGTCGCAATATAAAGTGAATGTGTTTCACTGGCATCTTACAGAAGATTTGGGCTGGCGATTGGAGAGTAAGTTGTTTCCAATGCTTAACGACAGCTCTAATTTTGTACGAATGCCTGGTAAATATTATACTATTGCCGAAGCCAGGGAGCTGGTGGCTTTTTGCAAAGAACACAATGTTCTTCTTATTCCGGAGATAGATATGCCCGGGCATAGCGCTGCTTTTCGAAAAGCATTTCGTCATGATATGCAGAGTAAAGAGGGGATGGCTATTCTTAAACTTCTGATGGATGAGGTCTGCGAGGTTTTTGAAGATGTCCCTTATTTGCATATTGGAACCGATGAGGTTGAATTTACTAACCCTGCGTTTGTTCCCGAAATGATTTCATATATCCGCAAAAAAGGAATGAAGGTTATTTCATGGAATCCCGGATGGAAATACAAAGCAGGCGAAATTGACATGCTTCAAATGTGGAGTTACCGAGGGAAACCTCATAAAGATATTCCTGTAATTGATTCGCGTCTTCATTATGCGAATCACTTCGATTCTTTTGCTGATATTGTTGGCTTGTATAATAGCAATATTGCAGAGCAACAGCAGGGTAGCCAGGATTATGCAGGAGCTATTGTAGCTTTCTGGCACGACCGTCTTGTACAGCCAGAACAAAATATGATTATTGAGAATGCCTTTTATCCCGCAATGCTTGCTATCGCAGAAAGAACGTGGCGAGGTGGAGGAGTTGAATATTTTTATACCAAAGGCACAATGTTGGATGCAGAAGGAACACGAGGCTTTGATGCTTTTGTTAACTTCGAATCCCGTATGCTTTGGCATAAAGAACATTTTCTAAAAGAATTACCGATTGCCTATGTGCGTCAAACAAATGTAAAGTGGCGTATTACGGATGCGTTTCCTAACGATGGAAACTTGCTTAAATCATTCCCTCCGGAACAGGAACTAAAAGAATTTTACAACTATCAGGGTAAACGTTTTGATACGCGCAAGGTAGTTGGCGCAGGCATCTACCTTCGCCATGTGTGGGGAAAGACTGTTCCTTCTTTTTATACTGATCCCCAGCCGAACCATACGGCTTATGCCTATACTTGGGTGTGGTCTCCTGTTGGACAGAAAGTAGGATTGTGGGCTTCTACCCAGAATTACAGCCGTTCTGAGAAAGATTTGCCTCCTCCTCAGGGGAAATGGGATTACAGAGAGAGTCGTATCTATATTAATGACAAAGAAGTGCTTCCTCCGGTCTGGACGGCCTCACACATCGAAAAGTCAAATGAGATTCCTTTGGGAAACGAAAACTTCGAAGGACGATATCCTTTACAACTTACTTTGCAGAAAGGATGGACCAAAGTGTTGCTTAAATTGCCAGTAGGTAATTTTTCGACACCCGAGGTTTGGTTGCAGAAGTGGATGTTTACGTTTGTTTTTGTAACACCCGACGGCAAAAAAGCAGTCGATGGGTTAATTTATTCGCCTGATAAAGAAAAATAG
- a CDS encoding sialidase family protein, producing the protein MRKICFYFCFLLVAISVFGNDTVRIRETQIPILIDRKDNVLFNLRIDAKESNVLNSLTLRFGEEVNLSEIKSVKLYYSGTEGVQRSGQINYAPVSYISREEPGKTREANRSYSILKSEIPAPGKMVTLSCEQSLFPGVNYFWVSLEMKPATSLVSKVTVDVKEVEIDKKSALVEISKDRIIHRMGVGVRHAGDDGVAAYRIPGLVTSNKGTLLGVYDIRYNNSADLQERVDIGLSRSTDGGQTWEPMRVAMSFGEDGGLPSSQNGVGDPAILVDKKTGTIWIVAAWTHGMGNGRAWFNSQDGMDKNHTAQLVLAKSDDDGKTWSKPINITEQVKDPSWKFLLQGPGSGITMNDGTLVFATQFIDSTRVPNAGIMYSKDHGKTWKMHNYARTNTTESQVAEVEPGVLMLNMRDNRGGSRAVSVTTDLGKTWTEHASNRSVLQESVCMASLIKVEAKDNVTGKGILLFSNPNTTKGRHSITIKASLDGGLSFPKEYDVMLDEDHGWGYSCLTMIDKETVGILYEGSTAHMVFQAVKLKDIIK; encoded by the coding sequence ATGAGAAAGATCTGTTTTTATTTTTGCTTTCTTTTAGTTGCCATTTCTGTATTTGGTAATGACACCGTTAGAATCCGTGAAACACAGATTCCTATATTAATTGATCGTAAGGATAATGTGTTGTTTAATCTTCGGATTGACGCCAAAGAAAGCAATGTATTGAATAGCCTTACGTTGCGTTTTGGCGAAGAAGTTAATCTGTCGGAAATTAAATCCGTAAAGTTATATTATTCCGGAACCGAAGGAGTACAACGTTCGGGACAGATTAATTATGCTCCGGTTAGCTACATTTCCAGAGAAGAACCTGGTAAAACACGTGAGGCAAATCGCTCTTATTCAATTTTAAAAAGCGAAATACCTGCGCCAGGTAAAATGGTGACGCTTTCATGTGAGCAGTCACTTTTTCCAGGTGTTAATTACTTTTGGGTGAGCTTGGAAATGAAACCTGCAACATCCCTTGTGTCGAAGGTCACGGTTGATGTAAAAGAAGTTGAAATTGATAAGAAGAGTGCTTTAGTCGAAATAAGCAAGGATAGGATTATTCATCGGATGGGTGTAGGTGTTCGTCATGCCGGAGATGATGGTGTGGCAGCTTATCGTATTCCCGGATTGGTTACTTCCAACAAGGGTACGTTGCTGGGTGTGTATGATATTAGATACAATAACAGTGCAGATTTACAGGAGCGCGTTGATATTGGTCTGAGCAGAAGCACTGACGGAGGCCAAACCTGGGAGCCGATGCGCGTTGCCATGTCGTTTGGTGAAGATGGAGGTCTTCCTTCATCACAGAATGGTGTGGGTGATCCAGCTATTCTTGTCGACAAAAAAACGGGTACAATCTGGATCGTCGCTGCGTGGACTCATGGTATGGGTAATGGTAGGGCTTGGTTTAATTCGCAGGATGGAATGGACAAAAATCACACTGCTCAGCTGGTTCTTGCAAAGAGTGATGATGACGGGAAAACGTGGTCGAAGCCAATTAATATTACTGAGCAGGTGAAAGATCCTTCCTGGAAATTTCTTTTGCAGGGTCCGGGTAGCGGAATAACTATGAATGACGGAACACTTGTGTTTGCAACTCAGTTTATTGACTCTACCAGGGTTCCTAACGCTGGTATCATGTATAGTAAGGATCATGGGAAAACATGGAAAATGCACAACTATGCCAGAACGAATACGACAGAATCTCAGGTCGCTGAGGTGGAACCAGGAGTTTTAATGCTTAACATGCGGGATAACCGGGGTGGTAGCAGGGCCGTTTCTGTTACGACAGATTTGGGAAAAACCTGGACAGAGCATGCATCAAACCGTAGTGTGTTGCAGGAATCTGTATGTATGGCAAGTCTTATTAAAGTAGAAGCCAAAGATAATGTAACCGGTAAAGGAATTTTATTGTTTTCAAACCCCAACACGACAAAAGGTCGTCATAGTATTACGATCAAGGCTAGTCTGGATGGTGGTCTTTCATTTCCTAAAGAGTATGATGTAATGCTGGATGAAGATCACGGATGGGGATATTCCTGCCTGACGATGATCGATAAGGAGACGGTTGGAATTTTATACGAAGGTAGTACCGCTCATATGGTATTTCAGGCTGTTAAGCTTAAAGATATTATTAAATAA
- a CDS encoding AGE family epimerase/isomerase: protein MDNSKEYLQQWSSAYRDDLLTNIMPFWMKNGWDRKNGGVYTCVNRDGSLMDSTKSVWFQGRFAFVCSFAYNTIERNPEWLEAAKSTLDFIEKYCIDTDGHMFFEVTETGEPIRKRRYVFSESFAAIAMAEYSLATGDKLYAEKALQLFKRIKYLTETPGLLPPKYCENFKMQGHSLIMILINTASRIRKVINDPILDEQIDWSVNKIRSSFMHPEFKALLETVGPDGEFINTITGRTINPGHCIETAWFILEEAKHRNWDKELLDMGLTILDWSWEWGWDKEFGGIINFKDCMNLPPQDYAQDMKFWWPQTEAIIATLYAYEATGDSKYLDMHKQISDYTYAHFPDKEYGEWYGYLRRDGSVAQPAKGNLFKGPFHIPRMMIKSYDLCNKILSK, encoded by the coding sequence ATGGATAACTCGAAAGAATACCTGCAACAATGGTCCTCTGCCTATCGGGATGATCTCCTCACTAATATAATGCCTTTTTGGATGAAAAATGGGTGGGATCGGAAGAATGGCGGTGTATATACCTGCGTAAACCGTGATGGAAGCTTAATGGATTCAACTAAATCTGTTTGGTTTCAAGGACGATTTGCCTTTGTTTGTTCCTTTGCTTATAACACAATTGAGCGGAATCCGGAGTGGCTAGAAGCAGCAAAGAGTACGCTCGACTTTATTGAGAAATATTGTATCGATACAGATGGTCATATGTTTTTTGAAGTAACTGAAACAGGCGAACCGATCCGGAAACGGAGATATGTTTTTTCTGAATCGTTTGCTGCAATCGCCATGGCTGAGTATTCGCTGGCTACAGGTGATAAATTGTATGCCGAGAAAGCGCTGCAACTGTTTAAACGTATCAAATACCTCACCGAAACTCCGGGATTGCTGCCACCCAAGTACTGCGAAAACTTTAAGATGCAGGGTCATTCTCTTATTATGATCCTAATCAATACGGCTTCAAGAATTCGTAAGGTCATAAATGATCCAATACTTGACGAGCAAATCGACTGGTCTGTAAATAAGATACGTTCTTCTTTTATGCATCCTGAATTCAAAGCATTGCTTGAAACTGTCGGTCCCGATGGCGAATTTATCAATACTATTACAGGTCGTACAATTAATCCAGGTCATTGTATTGAAACAGCTTGGTTTATTCTTGAAGAAGCAAAACACAGAAACTGGGATAAAGAACTCTTGGATATGGGTCTAACGATACTTGACTGGTCCTGGGAATGGGGTTGGGATAAAGAGTTTGGCGGAATCATTAATTTCAAGGATTGCATGAATCTTCCTCCTCAGGATTATGCGCAGGATATGAAATTCTGGTGGCCGCAAACCGAAGCTATTATTGCAACGTTGTATGCATACGAAGCTACCGGCGATTCAAAATATCTTGATATGCACAAGCAGATAAGCGACTATACTTATGCTCACTTTCCGGATAAGGAGTATGGAGAGTGGTATGGTTATTTGCGCCGCGATGGAAGTGTGGCTCAACCGGCAAAAGGGAATCTTTTTAAAGGTCCGTTCCATATTCCACGGATGATGATCAAATCGTATGATTTGTGTAACAAAATTCTTTCGAAGTAA
- a CDS encoding dihydrodipicolinate synthase family protein, translating to MEKIKGLINAPFTPFYENGEVNYEPIEAYAKLLVNNGLKGVFINGSSGEGYMLTEDERIKLAERWMEVSPKDFKVIVHVGSTCVKMSNKLAAHAQKIGAWGIGAMASPFPKVGRVEELVKYCEEIACGAPNLPFYFYHIPALSGVFLPMLPFLKAVDGRIPNFAGIKYTFESIYEYNQCRLYKNGKFDMLHGQDETILPALAMGGAQGGIGGTTNYNGRVLVDIIDAWEKGDLERARECQNFSQDVINVICNYRGNIVGGKRIMKLIGLDLGKNRTPFQNMTDAEEAAMKAELESIKFFERCNKF from the coding sequence ATGGAAAAGATTAAAGGTCTTATCAATGCGCCGTTTACTCCTTTTTATGAAAACGGAGAGGTTAATTACGAACCAATTGAGGCGTATGCAAAACTGCTGGTTAATAATGGATTAAAGGGCGTATTTATTAATGGATCGTCTGGAGAGGGGTATATGCTTACAGAAGATGAGCGTATCAAACTTGCTGAAAGATGGATGGAAGTATCTCCCAAGGACTTCAAAGTGATTGTTCATGTAGGAAGTACGTGTGTGAAGATGAGTAATAAACTTGCTGCACACGCTCAGAAAATTGGAGCTTGGGGTATCGGAGCTATGGCTTCTCCTTTTCCAAAAGTCGGCAGGGTAGAAGAATTGGTGAAATATTGCGAAGAAATTGCTTGTGGTGCTCCGAACCTGCCTTTCTATTTTTATCATATTCCTGCTTTAAGTGGAGTGTTTTTGCCTATGCTTCCCTTCTTGAAAGCTGTTGACGGTCGCATTCCTAATTTTGCTGGAATCAAATATACGTTCGAAAGTATATATGAGTATAATCAGTGTCGCCTGTATAAGAATGGTAAGTTTGATATGTTGCACGGACAGGACGAAACCATTCTTCCGGCTTTAGCTATGGGTGGAGCTCAGGGCGGTATTGGCGGAACTACTAATTACAATGGTCGTGTGTTGGTCGACATTATCGATGCGTGGGAAAAGGGTGATCTTGAGCGTGCACGTGAATGTCAGAATTTCTCTCAGGATGTTATTAACGTTATTTGCAATTACCGCGGTAATATTGTAGGGGGTAAACGGATTATGAAACTTATCGGCCTTGATCTCGGTAAAAACCGCACTCCGTTCCAGAATATGACTGACGCCGAAGAAGCTGCCATGAAGGCAGAGTTGGAATCCATTAAATTTTTTGAAAGATGTAACAAGTTTTGA
- a CDS encoding ROK family transcriptional regulator codes for MSTDFLIAVEGNRTASLKKKIIHYYIANGDATIADLCKEMDLSIPTVTKLVGELLEEGYILDFGKQETSGGRKPNIYGLNPESGYFIGVDVRKDSVNIAIVDFKGKFVSIDEDVPYNLENTPAAFDKLCCLIEDFIATLKVPREKILSVGVNITGRVNPISGYSYSFFYFEEKPLSLIFEERLKIKVYIENDTRAMAYGEYMKGVVKGEKNIIFVNISWGLGVGIILDGKLYYGKSGFSGEFGHFCLYDNEIICHCGKKGCLETEASGSALHRMLLERYKEGSSTILSDKINAGEEITLKDLIDAIMKEDVLAIEILELIGNNLGKAIAGLMNIFNPELVILGGSLSLTDEYIRLPIRSAVRKYSLNLVNQDTEIKISKLGEHAGVLGACLLSRGKILGMI; via the coding sequence ATGAGTACAGATTTTTTAATTGCCGTTGAAGGAAACCGCACAGCTTCTCTGAAGAAAAAGATTATACATTATTATATAGCAAACGGCGATGCAACCATAGCCGATTTATGCAAAGAAATGGATCTTAGTATCCCAACAGTAACTAAGCTGGTGGGCGAGTTGCTTGAAGAAGGTTATATCCTTGACTTTGGAAAGCAGGAAACAAGTGGTGGCCGTAAGCCCAATATTTATGGTTTGAATCCCGAATCGGGCTATTTTATTGGCGTTGATGTTCGCAAAGATTCAGTAAATATTGCCATTGTAGATTTTAAAGGTAAATTTGTATCTATTGATGAGGATGTCCCTTATAATCTGGAAAACACGCCGGCTGCATTTGATAAACTATGTTGCCTTATTGAAGATTTCATAGCTACGCTAAAAGTTCCCCGCGAAAAGATTTTGTCTGTTGGAGTCAATATTACAGGTAGGGTTAATCCAATTTCCGGATATAGCTATAGTTTCTTCTATTTTGAAGAAAAGCCACTCTCCCTTATTTTCGAAGAGAGACTTAAAATTAAGGTGTATATTGAAAACGATACACGCGCTATGGCTTATGGAGAATATATGAAAGGTGTCGTTAAGGGAGAGAAGAATATTATCTTTGTAAATATAAGCTGGGGATTGGGCGTTGGTATTATTCTTGATGGCAAACTTTACTATGGTAAATCAGGATTCTCCGGAGAGTTTGGTCACTTCTGCCTATATGATAACGAAATTATCTGTCATTGCGGAAAGAAAGGATGTCTTGAAACAGAAGCGTCAGGTTCTGCGCTTCACCGGATGCTACTCGAGAGATATAAAGAGGGAAGCAGTACAATTCTTTCCGATAAAATCAATGCCGGAGAGGAGATTACATTGAAAGACTTGATTGATGCTATTATGAAAGAAGATGTACTGGCCATTGAAATTCTGGAACTAATTGGAAATAATCTTGGAAAGGCCATTGCGGGCCTAATGAATATCTTTAATCCGGAGCTCGTAATTTTAGGTGGAAGCCTTTCTTTGACAGACGAATACATTCGCTTGCCAATAAGGAGCGCTGTAAGAAAGTACTCATTGAATCTGGTGAATCAGGATACTGAGATTAAGATTTCAAAGCTGGGAGAGCATGCCGGAGTTTTAGGAGCTTGTCTTCTTTCTCGCGGAAAGATACTTGGGATGATTTAA
- a CDS encoding MBL fold metallo-hydrolase — MYEKICLTLCGLFFAVLMQAAPFEKDSFKTKDGHTLTIHFVKHGSLMITYEGFVIQVDPVSSYADYAKLPKADVILITHEHGDHLDKKAIAASEKKETIFILNEASQNILGKGIAMKNGDKLSPTSYMTVEAVPAYNTTPGREQFHPKHRDNGYILSLGGSRIYIAGDTEDISEMTAVGDIDIAFIPVNQPYTMTIAQAAHAAKMIHPRILYPYHYGETDVTALKKLLSADTAIDLRIRPLQ, encoded by the coding sequence ATGTATGAGAAAATATGTTTAACTCTTTGCGGCCTGTTCTTCGCCGTATTGATGCAGGCTGCACCTTTCGAAAAAGATTCTTTTAAGACAAAGGATGGACATACCTTAACAATCCACTTTGTTAAACATGGAAGCCTGATGATTACGTATGAAGGTTTTGTAATTCAGGTTGATCCGGTTTCTTCTTATGCGGATTATGCGAAGTTGCCAAAAGCAGATGTAATACTTATAACACACGAACATGGTGATCATCTGGATAAAAAGGCAATAGCTGCATCCGAAAAGAAGGAAACCATTTTTATTCTAAATGAAGCATCGCAAAATATTTTGGGAAAAGGAATTGCCATGAAAAACGGGGATAAACTTTCTCCTACATCCTATATGACTGTTGAAGCTGTTCCGGCTTATAATACTACGCCGGGGAGAGAACAATTTCATCCCAAGCATCGTGATAATGGATATATTCTATCGTTGGGAGGTTCACGCATTTATATAGCAGGCGATACCGAAGATATTTCCGAAATGACAGCTGTTGGGGATATAGATATTGCCTTTATTCCCGTAAATCAACCCTATACAATGACTATTGCTCAGGCGGCTCACGCAGCTAAAATGATACATCCCCGGATTTTATATCCGTATCACTACGGAGAAACCGACGTAACAGCGTTGAAAAAACTTCTTTCTGCTGATACAGCAATTGATCTGCGTATCCGTCCGTTGCAATAA